From Cucumis melo cultivar AY chromosome 1, USDA_Cmelo_AY_1.0, whole genome shotgun sequence, a single genomic window includes:
- the LOC103490236 gene encoding expansin-like A2: MPFFLLLLFLSLFSSATACDRCIHQAKAAFYQDEAAGLYRGACGYGDLTLQLSNGYFSAIMPPLYKYGAGCGACFQVRCKNEKICSKEGTKIIVTDRNDNTYTGLVLSQKAFGEMAVSGKDGLLLSYGVVDVEFKRIPCEYNNLNLMVRVEEWSQYPNYLAIKLLNQGGQTEIVAIDIAQVGYSNWDYMGRNYGAVWETKKPAPKGPLQLRFVVTSGYDGKYIWAKHVLPADWRPGLVYDTGVQIYDIAKEGCPTEQCGDGQWKRR, encoded by the exons ATGCCTTTCTTCCTCCTCCTTCTCTTCCTCTCCCTTTTCTCCTCAGCCACTGCTTGTGATCGTTGTATTCATCAAGCCAAAGCCGCCTTCTACCAAGACGAAGCCGCCGGTCTAT ATAGAGGCGCTTGTGGCTATGGCGATCTTACATTACAGCTCTCAAATGGCTACTTCTCCGCCATTATGCCTCCTCTTTACAAGTATGGCGCTGGCTGTGGCGCTTGTTTTCAA GTAAGGTGCAAGAACGAGAAGATTTGTAGTAAAGAAGGGACGAAAATTATTGTAACGGATCGAAACGACAATACTTATACAGGATTGGTTCTTAGTCAGAAAGCTTTTGGTGAAATGGCTGTGAGTGGAAAAGATGGATTGCTTTTGAGTTACGGAGTTGTGGATGTTGAATTCAAGAG GATTCCTTGTGAATACAATAACTTAAACTTGATGGTTAGAGTAGAAGAATGGAGTCAATATCCAAATTACTTAGCTATTAAATTGCTTAACCAAGGTGGCCAAACCGAAATAGTAGCCATCGATATAGCTCAG GTTGGTTACTCGAATTGGGATTACATGGGTAGGAACTACGGTGCTGTGTGGGAGACTAAAAAACCAGCTCCAAAAGGACCATTGCAATTACGGTTCGTAGTTACTTCTGGATATGATGGCAAATATATTTGGGCTAAACACGTACTTCCTGCTGACTGGAGACCTGGACTAGTTTACGATACTGGAGTTCAAATCTACGACATTGCTAAAGAAGGTTGTCCAACAGAACAGTGTGGCGATGGACAATGGAAACGACGATAG